A stretch of Henckelia pumila isolate YLH828 chromosome 4, ASM3356847v2, whole genome shotgun sequence DNA encodes these proteins:
- the LOC140860877 gene encoding secreted RxLR effector protein 161-like, giving the protein MENCSAASTPMSASIKLDKDEAGPPVDQTLFRGLIGSLLYLTASRPDIMFSVGLCARFQSDPKQSHFIAAKRILKYLKGTQNVGLWYPKDFSFNLIGYSDSDYTGCRIDRKSTSGTCQFLGDRLISWFSKKQTSIATSTAESEYLAAGSCCAQLLWIQQQLRDYGVNSSESPIFCDNSSAIAITYNPVLHSRTKHIDIRHHFIRDHVQKKDVRLEHVSTDLQVADIFTKPLSDAKFSYFRNVKHRTKHQMKT; this is encoded by the exons atggagaattgCTCCGCGGCTAGTACTCCAATGAGCGCTTCAATCAAATTGGATAAAGATGAAGCTGGACCTCCAGTAGATCAAACTCTTTTCAGAGGACTTATAGGTTCCTTACTCTATCTGACAGCAAGCAGACCGGATATTATGTTCTCAGTCGGTctgtgtgcaagatttcaatctgATCCGAAGCAATCTCACTTTATTGCCGCAAAGAGAATTCTAAAATACCTTAAGGGCACTCAGAATGTTGGCTTATGGTATCCAAAAGATTTTAGTTTTAATCTAATTGGTTACTCAGATTCAGATTACACAGGTTGCAGAATTGATCGTAAAAGCACAAGTGGGACTTGTCAATTTCTTGGTGACAGACTTATTTCTTGGTTTAGTAAGAAACAAACTTCCATCGCTACTTCTACAGCAGAATCAGAATATTTAGCAGCTGGAAGTTGTTGTGCACAATTGCTCTGGATCCAACAGCAACTCAGAGATTATGGTGTTAATTCATCTGAATCACCAATTTTCTGTGATAACTCAAGTGCAATTGCTATAACATACAATCCAGTTCTACATTCCAGAACAAAGCATATTGATATTCGGCATCACttcatccgagatcatgtccAAAAGAAAGATGTTCGTCTGGAACATGTTTCAACTGATCTGCAAGTTGCTGatatattcaccaagcctctatcagacgctaagttttcttattttcgaaatGTTAAGCACAG AACAAAGCATCAAatgaaaacataa
- the LOC140860878 gene encoding uncharacterized protein, producing MESTIVHFGHEHPLMLEKSEEIHHRCNACGLYVMLSPCYMCTIQGCNFYLHQACSQLPHQLHHYYCVGRYEYVEKHDLALLSKPRNDNCLCGYCGKLCENFTYHCSECEFVVHPICGFPLDIQINHISHPQHPMLVFGKEASLLCDACGRKHEGYFFSCHKCNFWIHQECALLPSFVEVEEHQHCLSLLYSASSLLGLYIESDTCLICLKIAIIKSGIYYCFQCGILAHVDCAISRSRNKDSGAIFHMPIVSSDMFLGSILRAIEVKEGNSIKMLEKYHTDLSLVLMDDSTAQDLVCNACIQPIHSPPYYRCGAHSQCNFLLHKFCLDLPLSVKDSVYTTTTNNLFSPRLDEFFSLFGCFSCQTYCNGFGYLFGESDSIVDDVECSLAPRVINHDSHKQHPLILSTASTRNIESWKSCCGKSYSSYRYFCDLCNFMIHIDCARLPKSVTHKFDEHPLTLTFASSNSTDDDICEFCEEDIDSKYWLYHCVECDQSFHVKCIPSQGEFSKIKFGGSVEVPCHKDHPLTLVRMMNLGSQRCGYNCHEIIQGFEDGMALHCQDCDFWIHFHCGYRSCHGKVSLPYQVFSNL from the exons ATGGAGAGTACTATTGTACATTTTGGTCATGAGCATCCACTGATGTTGGAGAAATCCGAGGAAATTCATCATCGCTGCAACGCATGTGGACTGTACGTGATGTTGAGTCCCTGTTATATGTGCACCATTCAAGGTTGCAATTTTTATCTCCACCAAGCTTGCTCACAACTCCCCCATCAATTGCACCATTATTATTGTGTTGGTCGATATGAATATGTTGAAAAACATGATCTTGCTTTGCTTTCAAAGCCGCGCAATGACAACTGTTTGTGCGGTTATTGTGGGAAATTGTGCGAGAATTTCACATACCATTGCTCCGAATGTGAATTTGTTGTCCATCCTATATGTGGGTTTCCCTTGGATATCCAAATAAACCACATTAGCCACCCACAACATCCCATGCTAGTTTTTGGAAAGGAGGCATCTTTGCTTTGTGATGCTTGTGGGAGAAAACATGAGGGTTATTTCTTCTCATGTCACAAATGTAATTTCTGGATTCACCAGGAATGTGCCTTGTTACCCAGCTTTGTTGAAGTTGAAGAGCATCAACACTGTCTCTCCCTTCTCTATTCTGCTTCCTCTTTGCTAGGCCTCTATATTGAGAGCGATACATGTCTAATTTGTTTGAAAATAGCAATTATCAAGTCTGGGATTTATTACTGTTTCCAGTGTGGAATTCTCGCTCATGTGGATTGTGCAATATCCCGGTCACGGAACAAGGACTCGG GCGCAATATTTCATATGCCGATTGTGTCGAGCGACATGTTTCTGGGTTCGATATTGCGTGCTATAGAAGTAAAGGAGGGCAATTCTATCAAAATGTTAGAAAAATACCACACTGATCTTTCTTTGGTGTTGATGGATGACAGTACTGCGCAAGATTTAGTTTGCAATGCATGCATTCAGCCCATTCATTCACCTCCATATTATAGATGTGGCGCCCATTCTCAATGCAATTTTCTCCTCCACAAATTTTGTTTGGATTTGCCTCTTTCTGTCAAAGATTCGGTTTATACAACAACCACTAACAACCTGTTCTCCCCGAGATTGGATGAATTCTTTTCTTTGTTTGGGTGTTTTAGTTGCCAAACGTATTGCAACGGATTCGGATACTTATTTGGTGAAAGCGATTCCATAGTCGACGATGTTGAATGTTCCTTGGCTCCGAGAGTCATCAATCATGATTCACACAAGCAACATCCTCTTATTCTTTCCACTGCATCAACACGAAATATTGAATCGTGGAAGTCGTGTTGTGGTAAATCATATTCTTCATACAGATACTTCTGTGATTTATGTAATTTCATGATACATATTGATTGTGCTCGTCTACCAAAATCAGTCACCCACAAATTCGACGAGCATCCCCTCACGCTAACATTCGCATCTTCTAATTCCACCGATGATGACATTTGCGAGTTCTGCGAAGAAGACATTGATTCCAAGTATTGGTTGTATCATTGTGTCGAATGTGACCAATCCTTTCATGTCAAATGTATTCCTTCacaaggggaattttcgaaaatcaagTTTGGTGGTAGCGTGGAAGTGCCAtgtcacaaagatcatccattgactttggtgaggatgatgaatCTTGGCAGCCAAAGGTGTGGTTATAATTGCCACGAAATCATCCAAGGCTTCGAAGATGGAATGGCTTTACACTGCCAAGACTGTGATTTTTGGATTCATTTTCACTGTGGATATCGATCATGCCATGGAAAGGTCTCACTTCCCTATCAAGTTTTTAGTAACTTATAG